The following coding sequences are from one Panicum hallii strain FIL2 chromosome 5, PHallii_v3.1, whole genome shotgun sequence window:
- the LOC112894300 gene encoding probable protein S-acyltransferase 4 isoform X2, with product MLTTMGEPEPGRRRLYQVWKGSNKFLCGGRLIFGPDAGSLFLSTVLIASPLVGLCFQCVTKLNYSGSSEKQALGMPALVATILLGLADLAFLFLTSSRDPGIVPRNARSPERGDDDPAAAAAAEDDVATPSTEWVMSAANPHLRLPRTRDVAVAGGHVVRVKYCDTCLLYRPPRASHCSICNNCVQKFDHHCPWVGQCIGLRNYRFFFLFISTSTFLCLYVFVLSWLNIAAQRGSHGGSLLRSMTGEPLSLVLIVYTFVSAWFVGGLTVFHTYLMSTNQTTYENFRYRYDKKENPYDRGVPANISEVFCTGMPPSMNRFRAWVELPEPPEAFDGGPLASRNKIDLIGPDEKADLEMGRHHHPGGVPAILQGLHYAEMEKNSASVHVKDRQSAEAPDPFMIPEAPRHDGEVE from the exons ATGCTGACGACCATGGGGGAGCCGGAGccgggacggaggaggctgTACCAGGTGTGGAAAGGAAGCAAT AAATTCCTCTGCGGCGGGCGGCTCATCTTCGGCCCCGACGCGGGCTCCCTGTTCCTATCCACCGTCCTCATCGCGAGCCCTCTCGTCGGGCTGTGCTTCCAGTGCGTCACCAAGCTCAACTACTCCGGCAGCTCGGAGAAGCAGGCTCTCGGCATGCCTGCCCTCGTCGCCACCATCCTTCTTGGCCTGGCG GATCTGGCGTTCCTGTTCCTGACGTCGAGCCGGGACCCCGGGATCGTGCCGAGGAACGCGCGCTCGCCGGAGCGCGGCGACGAcgatcccgccgccgccgccgccgccgaggacgACGTCGCCACGCCGTCCACCGAGTGGGTGATGAGCGCGGCGAACCCGCACCTCCGGCTGCCGCGCACCAGGGACGTGGCCGTCGCCGGCGGGCACGTCGTCCGGGTCAAGTACTGCGACACGTGCCTGCTGTACCGGCCGCCGCGGGCGTCGCACTGCTCCATCTGCAACAACTGCGTCCAGAAGTTCGACCACCACTGCCCCTGGGTCGGCCAGTGCATCGGCCTG CGCAACTAccggttcttcttcctcttcatctcGACGTCGACGTTCCTGTGCCTCTACGTCTTCGTGCTGTCCTGGCTGAACATCGCCGCGCAGAGGGGGAGCCACGGCGGGTCGCTGCTCAGGTCCATGACCGGCGAGCCGCTGTCCCTCGTGCTGATCGTCTACACCTTCGTCTCCGCGTGGTTCGTTGGCGGCCTCACCGTGTTCCACACCTACCTCATGAGCACAAACCAG ACCACGTACGAGAACTTCAGGTACCGGTACGACAAGAAGGAGAACCCGTACGACCGGGGCGTGCCGGCCAACATCTCCGAGGTGTTCTGCACCGGGATGCCGCCGTCGATGAACAGGTTCCGGGCATGGGTGGAGCTGCCGGAGCCGCCGGAGGCGTTCGACGGCGGGCCGCTCGCCTCGAGGAACAAGATCGACCTCATCGGTCCGGACGAGAAGGCCGACCTGGAAATGgggcgccaccaccaccccggcGGCGTTCCGGCGATCCTGCAGGGGCTGCACTACGCGGAGATGGAGAAGAACAGCGCCAGCGTGCACGTCAAGGACCGGCAGTCCGCGGAGGCGCCGGACCCGTTCATGATCCCGGAGGCGCCGCGGCACGACGGCGAGGTTGAGTGA
- the LOC112894300 gene encoding probable protein S-acyltransferase 4 isoform X1, giving the protein MLTTMGEPEPGRRRLYQVWKGSNKFLCGGRLIFGPDAGSLFLSTVLIASPLVGLCFQCVTKLNYSGSSEKQALGMPALVATILLGLAVSLPPSIDRSPAGALRSQLVRTCQQLSIANPFTAHRVASAQDLAFLFLTSSRDPGIVPRNARSPERGDDDPAAAAAAEDDVATPSTEWVMSAANPHLRLPRTRDVAVAGGHVVRVKYCDTCLLYRPPRASHCSICNNCVQKFDHHCPWVGQCIGLRNYRFFFLFISTSTFLCLYVFVLSWLNIAAQRGSHGGSLLRSMTGEPLSLVLIVYTFVSAWFVGGLTVFHTYLMSTNQTTYENFRYRYDKKENPYDRGVPANISEVFCTGMPPSMNRFRAWVELPEPPEAFDGGPLASRNKIDLIGPDEKADLEMGRHHHPGGVPAILQGLHYAEMEKNSASVHVKDRQSAEAPDPFMIPEAPRHDGEVE; this is encoded by the exons ATGCTGACGACCATGGGGGAGCCGGAGccgggacggaggaggctgTACCAGGTGTGGAAAGGAAGCAAT AAATTCCTCTGCGGCGGGCGGCTCATCTTCGGCCCCGACGCGGGCTCCCTGTTCCTATCCACCGTCCTCATCGCGAGCCCTCTCGTCGGGCTGTGCTTCCAGTGCGTCACCAAGCTCAACTACTCCGGCAGCTCGGAGAAGCAGGCTCTCGGCATGCCTGCCCTCGTCGCCACCATCCTTCTTGGCCTGGCGGTGAGCCTCCCTCCCTCGATCGATCGATCACCTGCTGGCGCTCTTCGTTCCCAGCTCGTCCGAACCTGTCAGCAGCTCAGCATTGCTAATCCCTTCACTGCGCATCGCGTCGCGTCGGCGCAGGATCTGGCGTTCCTGTTCCTGACGTCGAGCCGGGACCCCGGGATCGTGCCGAGGAACGCGCGCTCGCCGGAGCGCGGCGACGAcgatcccgccgccgccgccgccgccgaggacgACGTCGCCACGCCGTCCACCGAGTGGGTGATGAGCGCGGCGAACCCGCACCTCCGGCTGCCGCGCACCAGGGACGTGGCCGTCGCCGGCGGGCACGTCGTCCGGGTCAAGTACTGCGACACGTGCCTGCTGTACCGGCCGCCGCGGGCGTCGCACTGCTCCATCTGCAACAACTGCGTCCAGAAGTTCGACCACCACTGCCCCTGGGTCGGCCAGTGCATCGGCCTG CGCAACTAccggttcttcttcctcttcatctcGACGTCGACGTTCCTGTGCCTCTACGTCTTCGTGCTGTCCTGGCTGAACATCGCCGCGCAGAGGGGGAGCCACGGCGGGTCGCTGCTCAGGTCCATGACCGGCGAGCCGCTGTCCCTCGTGCTGATCGTCTACACCTTCGTCTCCGCGTGGTTCGTTGGCGGCCTCACCGTGTTCCACACCTACCTCATGAGCACAAACCAG ACCACGTACGAGAACTTCAGGTACCGGTACGACAAGAAGGAGAACCCGTACGACCGGGGCGTGCCGGCCAACATCTCCGAGGTGTTCTGCACCGGGATGCCGCCGTCGATGAACAGGTTCCGGGCATGGGTGGAGCTGCCGGAGCCGCCGGAGGCGTTCGACGGCGGGCCGCTCGCCTCGAGGAACAAGATCGACCTCATCGGTCCGGACGAGAAGGCCGACCTGGAAATGgggcgccaccaccaccccggcGGCGTTCCGGCGATCCTGCAGGGGCTGCACTACGCGGAGATGGAGAAGAACAGCGCCAGCGTGCACGTCAAGGACCGGCAGTCCGCGGAGGCGCCGGACCCGTTCATGATCCCGGAGGCGCCGCGGCACGACGGCGAGGTTGAGTGA
- the LOC112894302 gene encoding magnesium-protoporphyrin IX monomethyl ester [oxidative] cyclase, chloroplastic, with translation MASSAMELSLLNPAAMHHRAARPSAGLPLARRSVVRFRVSASAAAAAPPKSSGPKKRGKTEIQETLLTPRFYTTDFDEMERLFNAEINKQLNQAEFDALLQEFKTDYNQTHFVRNPEFKAAADKMDGPLRQIFVEFLERSCTAEFSGFLLYKELGRRLKKTNPVVAEIFSLMSRDEARHAGFLNKGLSDFNLALDLGFLTKARKYTFFKPKFIFYATYLSEKIGYWRYITIFRHLKANPEYQVYPIFKYFENWCQDENRHGDFFSALLKAQPQFLNDWKAKLWSRFFCLSVYVTMYLNDCQRTTFYEGIGLDTKEFDMHVIIETNRTTARIFPAVLDVENPEFKRKLDRMVEINQKIIAIGESDDIPLVKNLKRIPLVAALVSEIIAAYLMPPIESGSVDFAEFEPQLVY, from the exons ATGGCCTCCTCCGCCATGGAGCTCTCCCTCCTCAACCCCGCTGCAATGCACCACCGCGCCGCCAGGCCCTCCGCCGGCCTGCCCCTGGCCCGTCGCTCCGTGGTCCGCTTCCGCGTGtcggcctccgccgcggccgccgcgccgcccaagTCCTCGGGCCCCAAGAAGCGGGGCAAGACGGAGATCCAGGAGACGCTGCTCACGCCGCGGTTCTACACCACCGACTTCGACGAGATGGAACGCCTCTTCAACGCCGAGATCAACAAGCAGCTCAACCAGGCGGAGTTCGACGCGCTGCTGCAGGAGTTCAAGACGGACTACAACCAGACCCACTTCGTGCGCAACCCGGAGTTCAAGGCCGCCGCGGACAAGATGGACGGACCGCTCCGCCAGATATTCGTCGAGTTCCTCGAGCGCTCCTGCACCGCGGAGTTCTCCGGGTTCCTCCTCTACAAGGAGCTCGGGCGCAGGCTCAAG AAAACCAACCCCGTGGTGGCCGAGATCTTCTCGCTCATGTCCAGGGACGAGGCGCGCCATGCTGG GTTCTTGAACAAGGGTCTGTCCGACTTCAACTTGGCGCTGGACCTCGGGTTCCTGACCAAGGCTAGGAAGTACACCTTCTTCAAGCCCAAGTTCATCTTCTACGCCACCTACCTGTCTGAGAAGATTGGGTACTGGAGGTACATCACCATCTTCAGGCACCTCAAGGCGAACCCGGAGTACCAGGTTTACCCCATCTTCAAGTACTTCGAGAACTGGTGCCAGGATGAGAACAGGCACGGTGACTTCTTCTCTGCCCTGCTAAAGGCTCAGCCGCAGTTCCTTAACGactggaaggccaagctctgGTCACGGTTCTTCTGCCTCTCG GTGTATGTGACCATGTACCTAAATGACTGCCAACGCACTACATTCTATGAGGGAATTGGTCTGGACACCAAGGAATTCGACATGCATGTGATCATTGAG ACCAACCGCACAACAGCGAGGATCTTCCCTGCTGTTTTGGACGTCGAGAACCCTGAATTCAAGAGGAAGCTTGACAGGATGGTTGAGATCAACCAGAAGATCATTGCCATCGGAGAATCTGACGACATCCCCTTAGTGAAGAACCTGAAGAGGATTCCTCTTGTTGCCGCGCTGGTGTCTGAGATCATCGCCG